The Magnolia sinica isolate HGM2019 chromosome 9, MsV1, whole genome shotgun sequence sequence CGACCGAAttagatcggatcggatcggtccgaattgGCCACTGATCCAAACTTGACTCGATGTATATTCGGATCCGAGTGGGCCTACTCAAACCGACTCGATCCTGGCCTTCagttcggatcggatcgggtctgattCGTCAGATCGAGTCGGATTCTACGCAGCTTTACTTCCAAGATTGCGAATTGGGTAGTATGCCCGCCTGTCCCCAGCTCGTCACACGCAGGATATCTGAGGGGGCCACTATGTTATATTGATttaatccacacggtccatcctttttgctcTATCATTTTAAGaatcttataaaaaaaaaaaatgagatacattCAAGGCTCGAGTGATCCACACCACATGTGATAatgacgtccacagttgaaatcttggtagggtttatttgccatccagcctattcataaagttagatACACCTTGgtgaatgaaaaatacaaatatcagcttcatccaaaacttccaaccctaaaaattttcaacagtagtcaTTCAATCCACATTGTGTAGCCCACTTTAAGCCATATATCTGCCTCCGGTGGATAATCAGAGCCCCCATTTGTGCTGAGCTAGGGACAGTCGGGGTGGTACCCCATCCGTGTACTAGTTTCAAATACCATATTAATCAATGTCCCCACAACTTTTATTATCAATTGTCCATGCAACACTATTTCATACAGTTGCATGACAAAGTGACACAAAGAACCCAACTAGTGGAGTCCAACGTGTCTGGATTGCCAAGTGTAGCACATTGCtctgggcgcggattaggtactactccCCGCCggttccgagctcgggacaggcagagGCTCCGACGGttactgaggggccaccgtgatgcattgatgttatccacaccattcatttatttttacatatcattttagattataaatCCCAAAATAGAGAAGATGAAAGGCTCAAATGAAACACAAAGTGGGGAAATAAttcttactgttgaaaagttctcagggaccacagaagttttggatcaagatgatatttgtttttttcacttcatccaggtgtatatgaccatataaacaggttggttggaaaataaacaatacattggatcccaacaaggtttcaatggtggatgtcgttagcaccactgcttcctgtggtgtagtccattttagattttgatctgccttatttttcatccattactctaaaatgatatgggaaaaatggatggacggtgtggataacattaatacatcacggtagcccctCAGTGGCCATCGGAGCCTCTACCCGTCCCGAGCTCTGAACAGGCGGGGGTACCTAATCCGCGCGCCATTGCACTGACCTAAGTGTGGCGCTGAAAAAGCTCTTTAGGCCCACCATATGATGGGTTTTGTCATCATAAGGAACGAGCTTAAAActaaagtagatctaaatctaaggtggatcacattacaggaaacattggtgattgaacccccaccattaaaaatatctcAAGGTTAGGATTGCTTGCATGCTGTGAAGTTGCTGCTATGAGCAGCTAAGTGGTGACCATTATAATGTTTGTCAGAAATTCACCTTATTCATTCATTTTGCTAACTTATGTTAAAGAAATCAGATCCCTTGCATGCcacagattaaaaaaaaaaaatttatttgttgcaatgtgattgaaTTACATCTCCGTAAACTTCATTTAATGCAGCAAAGCAGATGTGGACTAATCACAATgtaggaaaacaaaaaaataaatctgtTTGTAACAAACAGTAGATCTAGATTTATTAATAAATGAgtttaaaaatgagaaaaattcaaAACTTAAACTGGCCACACTAAGAGATGACATCAGtgattgaaacctttctgagtcCACTGCAATGTTCATATGCCATTCAACCCCTTCACAAGGTTATTCCTATCGGAATGAAATGAAAGCACAAAAGaatgcatgattcaaaacttctgtgaccccctcAATGGTGGATATTCTATCCTCATTATTTTTTATCATGTCactaacttgagttttggatctgtctcaaatTTTGAGCCCTCGTCTAAAAAAGGATGAATGAATAGAGTACGCTCTACCCCACTATTTCTatgtaagttttggataaagttgatatttatgtcttcCCTTTTATTTAAATTTGTGTGAACCGTATTAGATAGCAAATGAATATTACAACGGTttataaaaagttttaaattGGCATTtaattaccattattttctattgtgtggtctacataagatttgaatatgcctcTCGTACCGTAAAATAAGGGGTAAaacacatggtgggtcccacatagctttTCAAGCACCATCGTGtattaaaagtggggcccactatctttCCGTTGGAAGTGCATTCGATACACAGTTGACAATttaatgttgtggtccacctgcgcTAGTTTTAACAAACGACCATGGATTCCCCCTATATGTTACGTTGGCACATTTATGGAAGGGTGGCAAATTCGTAATTTTATATCTTTGTTCTTCGGTCGAAAATCCCATCACGAAATACCCATTGGTTAGTTATCCAAACGGTtgatattgtgggccccactgtggattgCCTGTTAACCAAATATCCTCTAATTGGGACCATCCTAACCCTTAAATAGGTGGGAAAAAAATAGACGGTTAATATACAAAATGCTGCAGAAGTTCCCATTCCACCCAGGTAAAAGTTCAGATGTCATAAAGCCAGGGTATTCTAACGAGGGAAATATTTGGTGCATGGCCCACATCAACGGTTTGAATAAGCGAAACATGGCCCACTTGTACGACTAAAATAGTAGTAGTTCTGTACAGTCCTATATGGGGCCCGAGCATTGTACTTTCCCTTTTGTGTATTAAAAGAAGAGCTATGCTACGCGTGGCTCCATGGTCCCATTGTTGTTTTAGACCATTCATTACATTGGTAGTGTATAAATGCGTTCGTATATGCATTTAGAGTAATGCTAGATGTGTTTTAGAAGTTAGTACGATTTTTTTAAGATTTGGAGGAAAAAAAATAGAGTTTTTAATGTAAGTTGTTCAACATATCGcagctttttgttttttgttatttgtttttttttataacacgcacacacattgccacacactcacaccgtagtaggatttcatcacctatgggtactcgaacccttaactAGGTGGTGAAACTCCTAAGAttctaccaccgaagcaagagcAAGATTATAGTAGATTGATCgttgttttactttcttttttttttttttttttctattgctTGTTTAATTATGTTTGAGGTTGTTTCTGTGCCTATTAAGGAGTATTATCATCCAATAAGTGATATCGAAGCGTAGGATCAGGTTATTATATTGAACATAGAAACATAACATCGAAGGGATCGAATGTGAATTTTGAGACAAAAAAGTTTACaggtaaaaaataattttaaactatggaGGTTGAACATAAAAGTCATCCTAGTTTAACAAGAGTTGCCATATGCATTCTTTAAGAAAAATGAAGTATCTGGAATCTATGAAGGAAAATGATTGGGATGAACTTGATTTCATACAAAGCAATTGTGCTTGGCTGATAAGGTCCTATAcaatatgcttgatgaaatgactaCTGCGGGTTTCTGGGTGAAGTTGGAGAGCATTTACATGACAAAATCGCTCACCAATTGTCTATATCTGAAGATACAGTTTTACACTTTAAGGATTGTGGAAGGGTCGGATCTCTCTGCACACATTAACGTCTTCAACTAATTGATTTGCAAGTTAACAAGCATGGAGGTGAAGATTGATGAAGAAGACAAAACCCTAATTTTGTAGACGTCTCTCTTAGAGTCCTACGAGTATTTGGTTGATACTCTATGCCATGGTAAAGATACCTTGGATGTCGataccgttatctcaacccttcaatcgaAGTAGTTGAGAAGGAAGAGTGGAGGCGAAGGCAAATGAAATTTTACATATGTATTGTTTGCCCCAGAAAAATCATCTGAATGAGAGAAGGGGAAGTCACAGTCTAGATTTAAGTCGAAGGGAAAAGGtaagttaaagtgttggaattgtcaaAGGGTATGATATATATGAAAAATGATTGTCGATATCTAAAAACCCAGAAAGAGGAGAAATCAGTTGATTTGCCACAGGAAGTCAATTCAACGGGGTCTGGTAATGGATTGGGTGGTGTTGATGTGTTGTCAATGTCCAAGGTTAGTCACTTCTAacatgagtggattttggatagggGGCATCGCACCATATGTGTCATCATTGGAGTTGGTTAACCAGATATACCGAGTATGATGATGGCCTagttcttatgggcaatgatcatACTTACAAGATTATATGAATTAGTTCAGTttacattaggatgtttaatggggtAGAGCGTACTCTAAccgatgtgaggcacattccggatttgaagaagaatctgatctaTCTAGGAGCCTTAGATGCTTTCGGATGCAAGTTTTCCATTTTATGAAGGTGTCATCAAGGTTTTTAAAGGAGCACTCACTGTTATGAAGACATAAATGAGAGAAAATCTTTGTAAGCTGATGAAGAATACTATATCGAATGGAGCCGTAACATCTGTAACAAAATCCACGTCGACACATTTATGGCATGCGCCTTAGGCTAGATGATCGAGCGCAATATGAATGTACTTTTTAATTGTCGTTTCATTCCTAGttttaaaagttttaatttacatagattgaacattgcatatatgagaaataaGTAAGGTTAAGCTTTAAAACCAGGAAACATGTTAGTAAAGGTcagcttgattatgtgcattcaaaTGTGTGGGAGTAGTCACTTATTGTTTTCAGAAAATGGTCGTCATTTTTTGTCACATCTATTTATGATTTCTCTAGAAAGttttgggtttattttatgaaacataaatctgatgtgtTTTCCACTTCTAAGATATGAAAAATTGATGGTTGAAAAACATATAGGgtaaaaggtgaaatttttgAGGATTGATAATGATAGTAAATTTACTTCAATGGAATTTAATCGATATTGTAAGAGTGATGGGATAGCGAGGCACAATACAGTAAGGGATACACCAGAGTAAAATAATGTGGCTGAACGTATGAATCAAACTCCTTTTTGAAAAGATACTGAAGTATGTTAAGTAATTATAGGTTGGGCAAGGAGATATGGGCCGAAGTTGTCTCTACGGATTGCTATTTAGTGAATTGATCTCCCTTTATAGCTATTGATTACAAAATTTCACAATAAGTATGGAATAGTCAAGTAGTTGATTATTCAGGACTGCAGATATTTGGTTGTAATGCTTACTCTAATGTAcaatcaattgagagagataagatagATCAAATGGCTAAGAAGCGTACTTTTCTTAGATATGGTGATGGGGTGAAAGGTAGATTCTATAATCGGGTTTCACATAAAGTCATATTTAACTGAGACGTCAAGTTTGATGAAGGTTCCTTGTTTCGGAAGGATGAACATAAGGaagcgaaaaaaaataaaaaatagtgatTGATGTTGACACAGACAAAGGCGAAACACATGAAAAACCTAAGCCATAGATAGAGTTATAGGGAGAGGTGGCTCACCACCTGTCAGGAGAAATCCACCAAGGGATTACAACTCACTATTGAGATACAAGAATAAATCAAACATTGCGTTTGTTCTCATTACGAATAAGGGGGATTCATCTACTTTTCAGAAAGCTCTAGAAGTTAAAGATATGGAAAAGTGGATGATAGTGATATATGATGAGAAGAACTCTCTGCACAAGAATGAAACGTGAGAGCTAGTAGAGTTGTCCATTGGACTTCAAATTATTAGTTGTAAGTGGATTTACTAGAATAAACTGGAtaggtacaaggctagattagtAGCGGAGGGTTATGTTTAGAAGGTAGTGTCGACTTTATATTTTCATCAGTAGTAAAACAAGTATCTATCAAATTTGTATTAGCGTTGGTTGCTTAATACAATATAGAATTGGAACAGCTAGATGTGAAGACTGTGTTTTTGTATGGGGAACTAGAAGGacggatctacatgaagcaatctAAAGGGTTTGAGGTGTAGGAAAAGGAGAATATGATGATTTTACATTAAAGTAAGATAAATATATTATCTTCATAATTTTACCACCAATAAATCAACATAGAAATTAATGGACAGAGAGCAAATATTGTCAGCAATGaataatataatttataatattATGCATTTTCTAATTGATAAaataaacaggccctaaataaaaaaattgagattttttcgTAATATAAATGCTAACAAAACACCCCTAAATCAACCTAAAAATTTGAGTATTAGAGATCTAGCTCACTCCTCCATTCATAATGAGGCTCACGACTTGGACAGTGCGGATTAACAATTCCTAATTCGTATGGTACCCTATTTATATTTTTGACAATTCTTAAGAAACTtaattggaaatgacacatgttATAGAAAAGTAAAGATATAACATTTAAAGAACTTTAagaatatttaaagtgtttttttATGGAATTACAATTGGCAGGATGATAAGATGGGAAATAATTGAGAGGAATTCAAAAGTAAACTAGGTGGCCAAGAAGCATCTAGAAGATGCAACCAAGAGGTGTCCAAAAGCAGACCAAGCGGCCAAAAGGTGTTCAGAAGCATAACGAACGGGCGAGAGGCATCTAAAAGTGGAATGAACAGCTGTGAGACATTCAGAAGCGGAACAGACAAAGGAAAATGTATCGAGAAAGACAGAAGGATCTAGAAAACTACGTGGTAATGGTTCAACTTCCATATTAAAGAGGGAAACATCTAGAAGAATTAATACTACATGTTGTTAGACAACCGACGAAAGCAATGCAACCAATGTGTGGCCAATGAACGATTAGCGACTAAAGTCGAGCTTAGTCGAGAGAAGAGGAACAGtcaggaagaagaaacataacaagAGAATGATCTAGAGAGAGTCCCTTCGACTATTGTAACTGCCGGAGTAATGAAGGAAGCATCTGGAAGAACAAGATGTAACAGaactctataaatagcaaatgaatTCAACAGAGCAAGATATCTCAACaatccaaaaaatttcaaaaacaacacaatccaatccattcatttatcttttatctcaacttATTATAAGAGTAGTAATTTTTagttataatctttagttgtaattcaaagCTATGCCCTTACACTGGATTTGTCCTTTATCTAATATCATGTATTTTTTTAAGAGATGCATTTTTTGCAGTTGAATTTTTTTCTTGTGTTTGATTGTACTAATATTCTGAAAGTGTTTTTTGGTGGAAGTCATAAAGCATCCCATCTTTAAAGGAAGAACCCTACCTGTTGATAATCACCTAATCAATATAATTTTATACAAGTGATTAAGTGATTGATCTTCTCTGAATTTGATCATATATATTCATATTAAACATATCTACTTATTTTGgagcttgaaataaaatttgATCCAAGCGTACTGCACTTGGTAGGAAACAAACCAAAGTGCCAACAATTTGTCAAACAAACATGCCTTAAATAGAAAAAGGGATTTTCCCTCTATATAAAATCAAAACACCCCAAGTCAAGCCAGAATTTTGACTACCAGAGGTCTTGCTCACTGCTCCATCCACATTGAAGctcacaatttggacggtgtagattgacAATTCCTAACTGGCCAAACGAATAGACCCTAAATAGAGATTGGACCTTTCCTGCATATGAATGCCCAATGAAACACCCCAAGTCAACCCAGAAATTTATCTATCAGTGATCCAGCTCACTGCTCCATCTACAATGAGGCCCgcggtttggacggtgtggattgaaataGAATAAAAAAACCTGAGACAATGGTCAAACTGATTGAGTAGCAGCCACTGCAAAATCCAGCTTGCACCAAATCTCAGAAATATTTAAAGAGGTAAAGCGCTTGCGCAGGTACTGACCGCGGTTACTTTCTTTCACACACGTGTAGAAAAGGACTTAGAGtgcattaaatccacgccgtccatcaggtgtatcATACATTTTTTagccttgatccaaaaaataaggtgatcgaaactcaggtgggccacacatgcaattATACGTAAAATTCTCTAAATTTATGcgttatggcccacccaagttttagaaTACTGTGAATTTTTGGTAATTCTGTTCTCCTGATATGGaatatcagatgaatggattggatgaaatataaacaccaaggtgggccctacacaaaactaatggtggaaGTCCTGTTCCAAGATTTTCCTGGGATGTGGCCTATATAATTTCAGAATTATTATAACTTTTgttttggacggttaaaataatACAATTCagcttatggacggagtggatattacGAAAGTTTCACCTACGTGGCTATCGGTCGGCGATGTACCTAGCATTAGCTACGCTAGCGCGGCTTTTTAAAAAGCAAAACTATTTTCACCTCCCTCCTTTTGATAACACGCCACTTTACCGGTTTGGCCATTTCTCATGTGTAAAAGTTGTAAAGTCATCAAAACTTAGGGGGGGTGTAAATATCATTTATCAATATTATTTAAACTGATCCACTAATCCAGAACATATCCAATATCAGTGGGTTCAGTTtcagaggtgggccccaaaacttccaaaattagaaaatctcagCCACAAATCAAGGccctttttcttttaaaagttgaatATGGGCAGTTGATATTTTTCTCATCTTGACGATCCATCTGCAAACGACAAATAGAAAAGACAAGATCCTACTAAGTAGGAGATCTTTTTGGGCATAGTCCATCCAAGGTTGGTCCCaacatatcaatggtctggatcactggatCATAGGCCGAGCTAAAAACCCGAGTACAAACTATATAAAAGGgattgagaaaaataaaaaatattaaatcatAGAGTCCCACCCACAGTCTTTGAAATATCTGAATAACAAGAGATTTCAAAACCAAACCACTTCccaagcgagagagagagagagagagagagagagattcctaACTTCTACGAAAGaaccatttctttctctctctctttctcacaatATATAGTTGTTTTCCTCCAATGGGTCGTCTGCATTTCACCACCTTTTGCTCTTGAAGCCCTCCTTTCTTCCATTTCCTTTCAATGagacattgaaaaattctttccATTGATTTGAATCCCGAGATGGGTCTTGTTTATCAGGTGATGGGGTTGTGTTTTTGGTTGTCTGTATTGGTTGCTGGCCCCAGTAGAGTGCTTTGCCAGAAAAGTGTAGTAGTAGTAGCTGCAGCATCTAATGTGAGTGAAGGGACTGTTACAATCAATGGCAGCTTTGCTATTGGAAGAATAGATGATGATTTTGTTTGTGCTACTTTGGATTGGTGGCCTCCTGAGAAATGTGACTATGGCACTTGCAGCTGGAATCTTGCTTCCCTTCTCAATCTGGTATCTCTTTTCCTCATCTCATGCATTTATGTatctatgcatgtatgtatgtaatgaGAATTTGATAGTTGTGGGTTTTAATTTCTGTGTGTTTATATGTACATATGAATGTGTATGTATGTACATGTGGAAATTTGCAAGTTTTGAGTGTTGGAGGTGATATATAACAATGGATtctgatttgggttttcaatATTTCAATGTGGTTGTCTTCTTTTTCAAGATTGTTTGATTTTGTGTGGAATTTGATTGATGGGTCTGATTTAAATCATGGGTTTGGTAATGGGTTTATCATATAATGCCGTTTTCTGCATAATCTGTTGGGGTGAATGGTTTTTGTATTTAATTGTTGTTTTATATTGGCTCCATGTTTGGGGAAGTGTAAATTTGGGAGTTTGATGGTTTGAGATGGTATATGAGAATAAAGTCTGATATGGGTATTTGATATTTCAATGAATTTCTCTGCTCATTGTGGGGTTTTCCTTTTTATTGTGGTTTTATTTACTGTTTAATGGAATTTGATTGATGGGAATGATGTAAATTATAGGTTTTATAAGGGGTGTTTATAATGTAATAATGTAATTCTCTTCTTAATCTGGTCTTATTTTGCTCTGTTTTGTTTCCATGTTTTGTGAAATATGAGTTTGGATTTAATCATTGGTAGTGATTTTGACTGTTGGGTTTCATACGATTTTTCAGGTTTTAATTTGCTTTATTgcgttgttttttgtttttttcccccttttaaaaaaataattatggtGTTTCTTTCATGTCAGTTCATTCATGTTCCATGAGGTGTAACTTTGGAtttttgatatttgaatctgtGATTTCAATGATACATTTTGATATGGTTTTTTAATAGGTTCATGAGATTCATTCCTTCGTCGGGTCTCTTTTGGTGGCTTGAGTTATACCCATGATTTGGGAGAAGGAGCTTTGCAGAATTTTGTACTTGAAGATTGTCTAAATGATGTCCTTTGACATTGGGCTTTGAATTTTGAATATGATTCTTTGCTTCACCACCTCTTCCTTCCCATTTTTTAGCTtttgggcttgtttgattttccaaaataAAATATCTTTAGAATTTTGATTGTTGAAAATGTATCAAAGGACTGAAGTCGTACATGCATTTTTTAAACTTTAGCTCCTCTCTCTGTGTAATGTGTTAAATATTTTATGGACCACTACCATGTTTCAGAGAATGTGACACTGAATCTGATGGGTTACAGGTGTATTCATGGAAGAATTTGAATTGGGTTTTTGAAACTTATGTATTTCAAACTTCGCTTTGTGCAGGATCTCAACAATACCATTCTGTTAAATGCTGTGAAAGGTATGAGAAACATTTCTGGTGTTGGTTGCAGTTAGCTTGGCTAACAAACTATTTTCTTCAAATTGAATGTAGATTCTCTTCGTCTTagtctcttattatttatttactttaaaATTTTGATGATTTTACAGCATTTTCCCCGATCAAGATTCGATTGGGAGGTACTTTACAAGATAAGGTCATATACGACATGGGGGACCCTCGACAACCTTGTCATTCATTCATTAGAAACACCTCTGAGATGTTTGGTTTCAGTCAAGGTTGCTTACCCATGTCTAGATGGGACGAGCTGAACGAATTCTTCAGAAAGGCCGAGTAGGATGCTTTTTCATTATTGATTTTACTATTTCAAACTAGATGGGCTCTTTTTATTCATCCAAGAGATTAATCAAACactcccttttttttaaaaaaaaaaccttttcttttatttaaatTTGAAGTCCCAGTAAACTCAGTATCGTAAATTTGTTGGACATTTGTAAATACTTTCTGGAACTTCCTGTATGTTGCTGACCATTTTATTCTCATTCGAAACAGATTCATCTCATCCTTTGCATTTCCTTTTCAGAGTTGTGGTTATTTTCGGGTTAAATGCACTGAATGGTAGAGTGCCTATGCCAGACGGTTCAGTCGGAGGACCTTGGGACTACACCAACGCTGCTTCTCTCATTCGTTACACTGTCAATAAGGGCTATGCTATTCATGGCTGGGAGCTCGGTAATAATTCATCTTCCCACCACATAGGACATAAATAAAATTCAAAACAGTCATGCAAAACAGAGAAATGAAATGGTAGAAACAAATCCATCGATGTATGCCTTTAGTTGTGAAAAATGGTGTACCGAGAGAAAATCACACCTCTAtgaaccatagttctaaaacttgttgGCTTGATTAAAAACTCGGCCAACTCAACCTGACTTAATGAGATCTCGAACTGAGACAATGACAAACTCGATCCCAGGCATGACTTGGTCTGCAGTCAACAAGAGTTATCAAGTTGGCTCCACAACTCGGCCGAATCAGTGTGACTAGGTGTGACTCAAACTGAATTGGTGGGATTTGAGAGAGTGTAATTGTTTCAAGCTTCGTGCAACTAGAGTCCAGTAGGCCCCATAGTTCATGGGTCATGTGGAAAAGATCCCACTGACCAGAGATCCTCACCATACACATGAAGTGTTGAAGTGTGGGCAATTGTCTCTAACCATTCTCAAACAACCGTCCTTTGCATGGTGGTGAATAGTGGATACCCCCCAGGTAGAACGTAtgagcatggtgtgccgtaactaacgttatggggccataaaggccgttatgtaaaggtaacggtggcaaccgttacatgttatgggGTCATAATGGCCTTTACAGAAAAAACgacccgtaacggccattataaCCCTTGTAACGGCCCCGTAACAGTCTATTATGAAGTTGATACAAGcttctcagtttttttttttttaataataaaaaaaagtgaCTGTAATGGTCGTTACAgtctgtatcgtaaaggtaatggtggcgaCTGCCACCGTTATTGTTACGGAATATTTTgcctacatgatgaatgatcTAGATCACCATGAGGTAAGTTACAATGCATGATTAATGAATGCTAACAGACCTCTAATGTCAAAAACCCAAACTTTataatttctttcttttcatAAGTTGAATTAACTTATCATCGATGGTTTTTTAGACACTAAAAGCCTATTTATTGTCAGGTAATGAACTGAGTGGGAATGGCGTTGGAACAAAAATTGGAGCAGCTCAATACGCCGCTGACGTGATTTCGCTCCGATCTGTTATTCAAAATTTATACAGTGGCTTCAAAGTTAAGCCACTAGTACTAGCACCAGGCGGGTTCTATGATGCAAATTGGTTCAAAGAACTCATCGACCGAACCCAACCCAATGAATTGGATGTAATTACCCATCACATATATAATCTCGGCCCAGGTATGGCAATTCCGAACAAAGCAATTTTTGTAATCATCCACAAGTTTCAGCAACTTCATCAATTGAGAAATGTGATTGTTCCTTGTAGGAGTTGGTCACAAGTCCCAATCTCCCCATATGTGCCAGTCTGGCACATGTGTGCAACATCTGGGTTGTTCATCTGTTGGGCACCACCATATATgccatggcctaaaaatcaggcctttTTAGTccacaggtgggccatacatgtatAAAAGATGGATAGGTGGAAAAAGTTTACCAATGGTCCAGATTTGATGTTCACAAGTGGCCCACTGGATGACTGAATTGGAATGATAGGATTGAAGAGCCTCTTTTGAGTATGTCCAACATGGTTCTGTCTAATCTGGCAATCTTTATTTGACTAC is a genomic window containing:
- the LOC131254758 gene encoding heparanase-like protein 3 isoform X1; the encoded protein is MGLVYQVMGLCFWLSVLVAGPSRVLCQKSVVVVAAASNVSEGTVTINGSFAIGRIDDDFVCATLDWWPPEKCDYGTCSWNLASLLNLDLNNTILLNAVKAFSPIKIRLGGTLQDKVIYDMGDPRQPCHSFIRNTSEMFGFSQGCLPMSRWDELNEFFRKAEVVVIFGLNALNGRVPMPDGSVGGPWDYTNAASLIRYTVNKGYAIHGWELGNELSGNGVGTKIGAAQYAADVISLRSVIQNLYSGFKVKPLVLAPGGFYDANWFKELIDRTQPNELDVITHHIYNLGPGVDTHLVDKILNPDYLDGEVGTFSGLQNILKSSPTTATAWVGEAGGAYNSGHNLVTNAFVFSFWYLDQLGMSATYDTKTYCRQSLIGGNYGLLNTTTYKPNPDYYSALLWHRLMGRNVLSTSFNGTKYVRTYAHCAKQSQGITLLLINLSGNTTARIHLTTESVVSRLSARRRDPRTKFSRTHRTQKTSSTITREEYHLTAKDGDLHSQTMLLNGKILAVNSDGKIPPLEPVKLNTTEPITVVPFSIVFVHIPNVVLSACR